TCACTACTTAGAATTTAATACCTCTTTAAGATTTTTAAGGAAATATTTACCATTAAAGGGTTTGGTTCTAGATGCTGGTGGCGGTCCTGGACGGTATACCATAGAACTCGCTCAATTGGGTTACGATATAATTCTACTCGACTTAGTTCCAGAAAATTTAACGGTTGCTAGAGAGCAAATAAAGAAGGCAAAAATTGGTGAAAGGGTAAAGGGGGTTGTTGAAGGTTCGATAACGGACTTATCGGAATTTAAGGATAATTCGTTTGATGCAGTTTTGTGTTTAGGAGGTCCTCTCTCTCATGTTAGCCCTGAGTCGGAAAGACAGAAATCTATCTTAGAATTAGTGAGGGTTGCAAAACCAGGTGCTCCAATTTTTTCTTCTGTGATGAGTAAA
The Patescibacteria group bacterium genome window above contains:
- a CDS encoding class I SAM-dependent methyltransferase is translated as MNKEIKLTKKLYSIYAKDEWGRLVKDPYHYLEFNTSLRFLRKYLPLKGLVLDAGGGPGRYTIELAQLGYDIILLDLVPENLTVAREQIKKAKIGERVKGVVEGSITDLSEFKDNSFDAVLCLGGPLSHVSPESERQKSILELVRVAKPGAPIFSSVMSKYGVMLSTPGGWPQEVIYKKHYEDLVFKGEDYKFRGNAYCHFFSSDELRTIFSDKGVNILEIIGLEGLNIDKKITNNFARKFPDA